The following DNA comes from Chelmon rostratus isolate fCheRos1 chromosome 20, fCheRos1.pri, whole genome shotgun sequence.
AAACTGCCTGAAGACCTCATCCTCCGGGCCGATGATGTGGGACTCTCGGAGGGACATTCGTATGCTTGCCCTGACGTCCTCCCTCCgcagcctcctctccctcctccttggGTGAGGGCGCAGCGGGACTACGGGCTGGCAGAAGTCCAGGTCTGCTCCTAAACCCCCTGGTTCTCCGTAATACAGCACCTTCTGTGACACCGTCTCAGGCAGCTCTAGCTCCTTCGCCTCCACCCCCAGTCCCTCCTGCTGCTTCCGCCTGTGTCTCCTCACCATCAGCATTAGAATTGACagcactgcagacacaacacagtAGGAGATCATTACAGTTAAACAACAGGGCATGAGCTTCGTGAGAAAAAAGCATCCACGGTGCCTGATGGAGCATGCGCATAgagtgtacatgtgtgcacCAAAAATAATAGCAGCCggatttgtttttctgtgaattgttatgatggaaaaaaatcaaaatgaggGCAGATTAGgttataaattatttattttttaaatttcatctcagacataaagacagaatTCTGTTATTTGCTCCATGTGGCCCAGAATGCAAAgtgagtgtttattttttctgctgtgtcttCAGCGGGTATTGTGCTCATTCGACAGAATGTTAGCATAGCAGGTATTGTCATTAATCTTTCATGTGATGGGCACAGGGAGGACACAAAGCAGCCGAGGTCATAATAAAGCTCTTCACTATGCAAACCCATCAGCGTCCCACGATGGCATTGCTACTGATGTATTGCAACCAACACGCTCATTACCTGACATCATTGCTCTGCAAgctttcagcattttaaaagtgtgtgttaaAGGCACGCTGGTGAGTTTTAAAAAGGGGATTCAATGAAAGTGCAAATTTGTTAATGAAGAATCCTGCTGTTCAACACACGTTTATATACTTGCCAAAATGATGTGAGGTGGACCTGCTCTAGCTCAACAGATCTGCTGAAAAAGAATGACTTTTTATCAGTGAGGCTGTCATTGTTTCATTACGCTCTGTAACGACCAATTTCCTAAAGGAATATACTGACTTTTTCAGGGTTTGATCTTTGGTCACCTTACTGCTAATGACTGTGAGTTAAGTAATTATAGATGTCTAGCATTATTCAAATGGTTCCGATCTTATGAAAATTTCAGCTAACCTCATTAGTCAAATGCAAAAATCAGCTCTCTAGTCCACTTGACTCCTGTtgtgtaaacacaacaaactaTATTTTTATCATGTATCTCAGAAAGCAGTAATCTCATTTAGCCAGATGTCTGTCTGAGATCTGGAGAAACTTGCCAAAAAAGGGCAGAACAAGATCTTTggtaatcctttttttttcaagcctTTTTATTGGCTGTTTGCAAGATGTGAAGATAAAGTCCAGAAACAGAATTACTTTATGTGAATAGCAAATCTTTGTAATTCTTCTCCCTAGTGTAATTTTATTGGCTTGAAGAACATCAACAGCCTGCTGTGTTTACACTTGAATTACTCCCAAActtataagataagataagatattcTGTTCTTGAAAGTACGTCTATCACTGACTGTCAGATTTACATATGGAGCCTCGAAGCtgacaaaataaagtaaagttattatacaaatcaaaaataTAGCTGAATACATCAATCAATAATATTGTTAATCAAGTAATTCAAATGGAGAGGAACAAGAAATAGtatataatatacagtacacagtatatATAATACCTTAGTCGCTGTACAAAGTTTCATAACAGTAGCTTCAGAATTTTAGCCTGCAAGCTAACACTAAAAAATCACCATGCATCTATTTTCATGCCTCTATcacagtgtcttcatcaggtgcATGTCACCTGTCTTCATCAAGGACAATAACGAAAGTAAGTCTTGCACTTTATTGCATCTTCATTTTGTAGTTGTGTCATTGAATGCTTCTTTTCTAATGtcaaacaagctaaactaaaaACTCCTCTGTAGCTTTAGCTAGCTAGAAAAAAACCCACttgcaaataataataaaattgaGAGAAAGAATAACTTAGCAACTGTTACATTTGTTTATACAGTGATGCTACAACAGCAGGTTGACAATAGAATCACGTTACGAGCACTGGTTGGCAtcattttctgaagaaattTATGAAATGTGAGGAAGATTAAATGTTTGAGCAAAAATTATGAATGATAAACAAGAGctcaaaccaaaaaaagaaaaaaaactcagttAACTAATTACAGTTAACaatattatttattgatgtattCTGTTTTAGTTTTGACTCTGACAGTGGTTTTCTaaattttgtcagttttggggCTCCGTATTTAAACTTCTTTTATTTCAAAGAACCAATCTTCCAGCCTTAGCTcttcattttcctcattttgaAAACAGACCCAGACGTGATTTTGGTGCCAGATGGCAAAAACTTCCAAGAGACCAAGCTCCATAAAACAGTCTATTCCTTCATATACATCCTGATTATATCTCAGATTGATACTCCGGACTGGGATGTGAATATAAGCAGAGACCATGCTTGCTTACCTGTGAGAGAGACCAGGCAGACCAGAAACCCTAACAAGGCTTGCAGGCTGACCCCCATAGACAGGGCGAGGGCCTTCACTCCCCCTGTGGGACAATGGCCGGCAGGTTGGCAGCTGCACACGCTGATGGTCAAAGTGCTGGTGCTGGACAGAGCTGGAGAGCCGCTATCTGTCACCACAACAGGCAGGAGGTACTGGGTTTGATCCTTGCGGGTAAAAGTACTCCGGCGTGCAACAATGCCCGCTGTATTGTCTGAAAGGAAAGTCAAGAGAGGTGCActtattctttaaaaaaaacacaaacactgtctcCACTGCGAGTGCTGATATTTTGGGGGGAACTCCAAGCTGAATAACAAGTGAACTGACACGCGTAATGTGATTTAAAATACAATCTAAGTTCTCTGAGAGGCCCAAACACCTTGTCAAATCTAATTCTGAGTGTGTACAAAAGTAAATTTGGAAAATCTCTTTCAGTTTTGGGTTCAGCCGTAAGACTTAATCAAGGCACTTGAACAATAACTTTTTGAGAGTCAAATTTGCCTTGTGGCATATGGAAATGCGTTTTATTAAATGTGTTCCCTCTtgattcattattcatttcCTGGTTGCTGACTGGACTGCTGTGCTTGCCTGGCTAGCCACCCATACACTGCACCTGCATACATTTCATTCTAACTCATTCCACACATTCAAACTTCCCTCAGCTGCACACTTTAAACAACACTGCCTGATTTTTACTGCCCACTTTCATTATGAACTTGGAAAAACGGTTGACTGCCCACTGGCTACAAGGCAAACACTCTTTCAGTTTACTTACTTGAGAGGCTgtcagccacaaaaacaacctACTGAAGGATTTcatgcagcacaaaaacacttaCTGGTACATAGTGTTCATCTACATTCAAGTTCTTGTTATCATAAAGGATATCCCTTTATTCTTCCTTTGTCAGACAGTTACAGCACTTTTAATATAGGCTGTGGTTTAGCTGCAGCTTGCCATCATTATTTCAGCTACCAAATGGGACTTCAAGTAAGTATCAAGCCCCACAGCTTAAAGTCAGTAATTTGCAAGATGAAACTTGCTGCAAGGTAGGTATAATATGAGGTCTAATAACACAAATTTAGTTCATGCTGAGGGTCAGCAACTGGTTCAATGCACTTCAATGCAAGAGAAAATTTCAATTCTGCCATTGTTTCATTCCTTGAATTTGGCCAAAaccatcaacaacatcatctcCAAGATTAGTCATCACCACCactagtcttttttttccctctacaCTGCATGTTCAAAATCACAACTCGAGCTGAGAGTTTCATTTTGGGGTGCATCGGCCTCGAAagacacagtttgacattttgtgaaacaaGCTCATTCGCTGTCTTGCtgagagctagatgagaagatcaatactgGTCTCATGACTGTATGATAACTATAAGGCTAGCGGCATgtcagcttagcttagcacaaagactgtaaaaggggaaacagctagtctggcttAGTAGAAGGGTCAGAAAATCTGCCAGCTCTGCCCCTAAAGCTCACCAATGACCACACTGTATGTGTATCCAGCTCTCAATAGTGTAGGCTTGTTGTCGCCAAGAGGTTGCTATGCAACCACTGGACACTCCAGGGAGTCGCTGTGGACATCCAAGAAATAATACAGCATATAACCCtcataaaacacatattttgaTGCTCTTGTACTTCTGTTTTTGTATGGATTTGACAAACAAGCTATAGCTTGTTAATGACTGACCAAAGGTGCTGGTAGATgtgtttttcccaaaatgttgaactcttcCCTTCAGCACAAAAAGATTCAGAGCTATAGACATGTGTGTGCCTAATTATCTAATTGCATTAATCGAATATAACCTTGATTATCTCTGATAGTGAAGTTTGGATTGATGTGTTTCCCGGGGACCATAGAGAAATAGAAGTGGTGTCCCTCCACAGGCTCGTCCGGATCAgcagcactgagcagctgaatgagctgagagacacaaagacacattacTAAGGACACATGAGCGACACAAGtgccacatgcacacaacagaTTTCCTGGGAAGTAAGTAATCATGTGCACCCTAGATTTTCCCTCTCAGAATCTCAATCTCAGCAGCTGACAATGTGATGAATGTTATATGATGAACAATAGTCAAATGGTTCATTGTGAGTCCTTCAATGTTTAAAAAGACGTACTGAACAGTACAATAGTTTAATACAGTATAATACTTTTACCGTCCACATTCATGGAACTTCTCATTGGCAAAATGCATGCATAGTAAATCATGGACATCAGTGCATCATAATATACATACTTCTCCCGCCTGTGTTCCCTCACAGATATATGGCTGGTAATCTCTTGCAAGCCTTGGCACATTGTCGTTTATGTCCAGCACTTTGATGAACACCACCACAGAGGAGGATAAATGGTTCTGCGCTGCAGTAGTGAAGATAGACATTCGCTGGAGTCCACTGGGTGCATGTATCATAAATGCTTTGTAAAAGCTCTGTCAAAATAATACTTAAGACTGATAAATGCTTCTGCTTTCTGAAATAAGACTGTGGAGTTTCACTACTTTCTCCAAactgaaacagactgaatggcaaaaaaaagagtaaaaaagtTAGTCCCCTATGGAAATGTAAGGGTTTGGATCATTCTAGACCAGTAGCAgtcaaattaaattttaaactGGACGTTATATAGCAGTTTTAATTACATAAAAGTGGCATTTTGGAGTGTCAGTGTTAAGGAAGTTTGGTGAAATTTGCATTCCCATGCCCTTAGCTAACGATTTCAACTGTTTACTCTTTGCTTGtagctatttcaaccatttattcattattataaGATAACAACGCATACATTGCTTTGGGCTAACTATGCCAACTTTTTATTCATAGCTCTTAGCTATTTCAAttatttataaaatattttaGCTAACAATGCATTCTTTGCTTTTGGCTGACTATTTCAATTGTTTATTCAATGCTTTAGCTAACAACGCATCCGTTGCTTTAAGCTATTTCAACAGGTATCAATTGCTCTTAGCTGATTGCTTTTAGCTATCTACaataatttattaattacaCTTAGCTAGCAATTTATTCATTGGCTATTTCAACTGTTATTAATTGTTTTTAGCTAAGTGCCTTTAGCCATCAATTTCATGTATTCATTACTTTCGACCAActattaaaactgaaaaaactaaacaaaggTAGGCTAACCTTGTTTCATTTTGCCAGGTAACGTTTGACAGATGACACTATTTCGCCCATTTATTTAATACTTTTAGGAAAGAATTTCAACCATTGATCCATTAGCCTATTTGTAGCTACTTGTTTGTAACTgtattcattacttttagctaactatttcaaccattcatttaatgtttgaggCTAACAATTTCAACATTTATCAATTAGCCTACTTGTAGCTAACTAATTTAGttgtttattcattactttCAGCTAACTGTTTCAACCATTTATCAAATACTTTTAGCTAACAATTTCAATTGTTTGTTCATTACTTTTTAGCATCTATTTCAACAATTTCCATTACTTTAGCTAACTGCTAGcctgtctgcttctttcttGACTAGTTGTCATGCTCAATCACAACAGGTATTTTTCAGGTTTCTATGTTTTTTTACAACAGTCTGGTTAGCAATTGCTGCTCTCAATAAACATATGTCATCAACACATTGCTGTAAATATATTCATGACAGGTTTCATGACCGAGTGGGATAAATGTGCCATAAATTGGCCGTACGGCATCAATTATATGCTGTTATACATGACATGAAATTCTCCCTACTTGTTTCCTTGGCTTCAACAGTCAAATTATGCCAGTTTGAAGTCTCTCGGTCCAAAGCTTTAGCGACGCTTATAGTCCCATTGTTTGGGTCTATTTTGAATGCTTTTGTGGCATCGCTCCTTTTATCAATTGAATatctgcaagaaaaaaaaacacggaGATACACATTTAGAAAGCAAGGTTGTTTTCTGGgcaaacaaaacattgtgaTACCACAGGGAGATTAATTAGGCAAACtgctcaattttttttttttatctgttgacAGATATCCAACAAAGAGACTACGCACAAACTGAtgtcacacagcaacaacaacactagaaaaacatggcagattttgtgtattatttgcagttgttttaattgaatgttATTTCTAAGCTGACCACAGACTTTCTCTATCTGTCATAAATGaggaaatgtcatttaaaaacagtgagACAGGGAATCTTACAAACATAGAGAAATCTTGTTCAGTCTTTTTGAAATGTATTACTTGTGTgtctaaacaatgacacagctggtgcagctgcagtgaccTAATACACATCCCTTGGTCTTGTTTTCGACAGCGGGTAACTTATTCcttgcatttttaaatgtaaaaataacctCAAAAGAGCACAAATTTATCATCCACCGACAGAGCAGGCAGAATTATTTATGAAAGAAATATTTGCTTGTTATACTGCACAGGTCTTTCTCACCACCATACCTTTAACCCCCATTAATACAAGTGATTATAACACCATGGTGAATTAGAGTAACCAGGTTTGAAAACATGCCAAGTAATGAATCATTTGTGTGAGCCACTTTGCTGATAATGACATGGAAAATAAGCTAATTTGACCAAAGCAAACTTAATCATATTTAGTAGAACTGTGGAAACCCCTAAAATGTCAGCCTGAATTTATTAATCAATGAGACACTGTCACCAAAGGGACAGTAATAGACGCTAGGCTGAGGATGATATGCAGCACCTGCCACTCTTAAGCTCTGTTGAGATGGACTACAGGCACCAGtactgctgctgtctcctctgCAACGTGCCCCActtgcaaatgactgcaaatCTCAATTCCATATGCCACCTCGTATGGTGCTTTATTACATTCCCACGTCCTAGCCACGTCGCTTTGTGATAATACCACAGCAATAGATAGAAAAGCCtgtgaggttaaaaaaaaatcggCATGATTTATTCAGCAGGGCTCATTTCCTACTAAAGTAATATGAGATAAATATGACCATGTACAGGGTATCCAGAGATCAAGGGTAAAAATGGATGCACCGAGCCAGTAACATTATTTGAAATGGAATGATTTTTCACCCTGTGGAGGAAGCTGTCTAGGGCAGGCTGTCTGGGGACATTACGCCCCCACCAGCCTGGGTATGCACCTCGTCATTATCATACTGGCAGTGGGCTGGCAGATGCCATTCTTCCTGGTTGAGGCGGTTCACGTTACCTGATGGGCTTGTTGACTGTGTCAGTGTCTCTGGCACTAACACTGCCAACCACAGTTCCCACAGCTACATTTTCAGGAACTTTCCAGTCGTAGACCGGCGAGAGGAAGACAGGCGGCTCATCCACATCCTCCACGACAATCTTGAGTGTCGTCCTGTCCCTGAACTCCTCCGAAGTCAGAAAACGAGTGTCCACGTGATCGTTGACTGCCTCCGCGGCCATGACAAAACGTCTTTTGGTTTCAAAGTCCAAAGGCTGTGAAGGAAAGAAATGGCTTTTATAATTCATATGAACACTGTGGCTGTTACAAGCAGAAAACCTCTTGCTCATCATCATTAAGCAAGCTTAAAGAGTAACAGCTTTTTGAATATGTTTTGCCAGCTCGTACTTAAGAGAGATGATTATTCCTGAGAGAGCAGGATGACTCAGACTGGATGTTAAAATTGTTTAGTCAATGTCAATAAGCTACCAGCTGTGAGCATGCACTTAAATAATGCTGTGTTTTCGATTAACATTATGATGGTAGTAATAAGAAAACAGCATGCAAACCATTACCGCATTCCCAGAATGATTCAGAGACAGTCAATaatgttttttcactttcttttttattattattatcacgCCATCTAAATTGAAATCTCCTGCGTTATATATGAGaagcatactgtatgtgggaAATAATCAAGTATGAGTGTAAGTGTAATCAGCATCATGAGCGTTCTTAACTAATAGAAATATATTCAGGGCTTTCTCGCTTTTTCAAATCATTGGGCTCAACTTGAACATACAGAGCTGAGGCCTAAATGAAAGAATTTCACTCAATTTATAATTTTCCAGTCCAGTCAATTTGTTGTCCTGTCATTGCCCTTTCCAAGTAACTAGTGGAGATGCTAGGAAGTCTCTGCAATAGCTGAGAAAGAGTCCAGCACATAATGcactgtaaaaccacaacttgtcgttttttttttctcagattagacaaacaaaacacagtgtggTAACTGGTGACCTTTAGAGGCGCTGATAGGTGGATCCTctctggctgctggctgtagctttatattttcCGGACATATGAGAGAGGTGTGAATCTGCTTGTCCATCTCTCGGCTTAATTCCCGAAACGTCCAACTGCTGCTTTGAGTTTGTTATACAACTGCAACATCACTGGTATTTTAGCTGTTTGCCAGCAAGTAGACAAATGTGTCTGCTAATTGAGCACTAAAATGAGGGTTTAGTAGACAGTGCACAGCTTCCCAAGAGGAAAACAGGTCCTTGTCACCCTCTTCTGATGTGTAAATGGATAAAAACTGGCAAATTTCAGCGCTGCTGTGACTCATCAAAAGCGAGCTTTTCGCATGGCCCGTTCATGTGCTGGAGCCGAGCTCAGAGTAGCTCATCGTGCATATACACAGAGACGTATATGTCTATGACCTGGAAAGGGGTGGATGTTGATGTTTCTACCagatgtgtgactgtgtgtcgTCACTGGGTCCCTCTGCAGCTGGTAGGCTCATTAATTTTTAAAagaattatttaattttttttttctttttcctgtgtgcGGTAAAacgctgatgctgctgcagtctgccagctgtctgtctgtctgtgagccTCCATGGTTGCTGGGGAGTGCCAGGACATGCTGCCATGCCCTCTATCAggtgcattttttaaatctggcTCATGTCGTCATGTCATGCCTGTAGTTTTATTCAAATCTAAATTTAAACAGTGGCTATTTGACAAGGATGGCAATGACTGCCTGTAGCTtttgtaaaaataatgtttcagaGCCTCAGGGTGTCTGTGCTCACCCACACTTCAGTTTCTACCGCCCTTGAAACatcagattaaaaacaacatgtaaaattaaaaatgtgcataaaaaaatcATATATTAGATATAGCATGATATACACTGTGTATGCATTCACCTTGGCTAGCATAATAACTCCCTCTTGTGTCACCGGGTCTGTTTTGATAATAAAAGTGGAGCTTTCCTCCAGGTCATCCTCCAAACTGTAGGTCATTCTTGCATTGATGCCAATGTCTCCGTCCTCCGCCATAATCCTGCCCACTGTGGTGCCCACGGCTGCGTTTTCAGGAACGGCAAAGGCGTACAGGTCTGGAGAAAAGAGGATGTTTTTAAAGTGATTCATGTTGACAGCATTAGTCAGAGAAGCTGAACGCTTGAATAAGATATCAAAAGGAATATAAAATCTGGAAGATACCAAATTGTTTCTTTTGCAGCTCAGTAATAATCATttagagaaaagcaacaaataagAAAGTTTTCTTCACTAAAACGCCTACAGAACTGAAGTTGCTAGCAGCTGGTCAAGAGAGTCTGCAAGAGTGTAAAGTGATAAGGGAGGGAGACCACTGTGGTGGGGGGTCAATTTGTGTGAGTCGCAGATAAATTGTGGCAACTCCACCTAATCCCGGCCTAAGTCTAATAAGAAGATGAGAACATGTGATTGTGTCTTTGAGGGACTCCATTTGGATGGCTGCCACGGCTGCGAGGGACTCAACAGCAACCAGCTGctcctgaaaacaaaaaatcccCGCTGATAATAATTTGCAATTATGTGACAAAACAGAGGGCACAGTTCAAAGTGACGTGCGGACATTGAATATTTATGAGGCCTTTTGACAGAACACAGAATCCGTGGGATACAGTAGCACCGGCGGTGAATGAGGGTGTGACATTAATAGTCAAAAGTATCATCCTTGCTGTCTCATTTCTGAAGAATTGATTTCCTCCCTGGGCATTCATTTAGTGAGGTTTATCGCTCAGAAGGCCAGGTTTGTTTCCAAAGGTCATGACAAATGTCCTTTCGCGTGTGAATGATTAAATTCATCCGGTGGGCGGCACATgtacgtgtgcacacacagatgaacagaaCGTCGCCATCTCCTTTCCccctctccttcactccctctctttcttccgCTGTCTCCTTTTAATTTCTGAATAACGGGACGTGCACGGCCGAACGCAGCGCTGGCGGTGCAAAAACCACCCAACTGAACCGGAGAAGAGTGATCAAATAAATACCTGTTAGGtaaaatatcaaacatgtcCTCGCAGTCTGCTTTCATTGATTCCCTGGGTGTGCATGGCCTGGCGTTTGCACCGCTATGactcatactgtacatgtgactCACGGTGCTGGAATGTGGGTCCGTTGTCGTTGACATCAGTCAGGCTGACGGTGactgtggtggaggaagagtaGCCGCCACTGAGGCCCAGCATATCCTTCACCTGCACCACCACCAGGTACTGCTCCCTGGCCTCACGGTCCATGTTTGGCCAAGATGTCACAATAAtccctgcaggtggaggagacagacagagaggaggaatgcAAGAGGCGAGCCGAGTTCATTAAGACAGCATCAAGTGTATCTGTGGGTggttttctgccttttttttcccaccaaaTGTAAGTGAACAAACTTTGCCTGGAGTATTCTTGGAGAGCCCTGTGCACCGTGCGCTGCACCACAGAGAACTTCAAGTCTGCAAAATGTATCAATACGCAAAGAAACATGAGGACGGCTTTCAGATGACTTAATGCTTCAGCAAACAGAAGAATAATCTGAACAAAGAGAACTACATTGCCCTGGAAAGTGTTCTGTATCTGCTTTTTGCTTTGGAAGTCATCATTTCAACCACTGAGTCATCTAATCTTGTTTAGATGACATGAGGTCCTCAGCAGCTATCCGCTAACCACATTACCTAGTCAGTTAACTATTGTATTGTGAATAAATTTGTGATGAGCACACAGCATCCAGTCGAGCTGGGTTAGCCACCTGGACAGGTAACAATGCCAAAatacagctttttttgttttgttttttcaacaatAAGGCACCAGTTTTTCTAATTTTTattctcatgaaaagaccaaaaccaacaaaatctttgtctgtctttccattttttcatgtctgtcactCTCAAGTCCATTATTCCttctgaaaaatgacaaaaagtcaCAAATATagaatttcttttcttttcttttcttttttaaggcCTAAATAATTTCCACAGCTGGGCACTGtggtttttagcaaacattactcaaacaggagaaaacagcagattatttggggactattttcagatgtgGATTAATCTACCTTTGGTGTAATAAGAAATGTTACATTAGCAGGACAATGAAAGTGGAAGTGACTCAGAATGAACTAAAGGGCACATGTTATTAATGCTGAAGGAAATGTCCCCCGCAGTTCAACGGTGTGGCTATCTGATTTGTTTGGAACAGGTTTGTGACAATGATGGACAGGCACTGAGGAAGAAGATATGTCAGACTTCGCTCACACAGACAATACTTGCTTGTACAATCGATCgcatttgttgacaatgagAAAAAGTTAGAACACCTCCAGGTTCATCCTTCTAGACTTAAGCAATAAGCAAAACTACAACTCGCTGGTTTGGAGTCAACTGCTGCCCACTCCTCAGTGAAAACTAACAATTGGTTTCCTAAAAAGTCAGATTTGCCCTTTTACATATTGCATTCacttgcatttaaatgtttttttgacgTCAATAACTCTCTCCCCCAACTCTTCACAGTTCAGGTCAGGAATGTGTGTGGGAAGTGTTGTAACTGACCTCTGTGCTACACAAGTAAACGGTGTGAACGTACGCGCGGCATCAGCTGAACCAGTAAGCTCTCTCATTTTTCCCGGTGGTCTGAAGGAGCAGCTGAATCTGTGAACGGCTATTTAAAGAGACAAAGTTGCCAGGAGAACGTGCGTGATTCTCAAAGCGAGAAATGGTGCCAGAGGGGCAAACCCAAAGACAAGACAGCGTCCTGCCTTAACGGCCTGATATTAGAAACATTTCTGCCCTTTTGTCCTTTTTAAGCCCACATGTTGTGATGTTCAGCATTATTTCTGCAAACTGTTTGTGTACAATGAAGGACAGTTCAGTCTGAAAGCCCCTGCGTCTGTCAGTACCCGTCTTTGGCTCCACAGAGAAGTAGGGCTCCCCCTGCAGGATGGAGTAGATGAGCTTGGCGTTGTTTCCGAACATGGGATCATCAGCATCTGTGGCTGTCACCTGGGCCACTGTGGTCCCtgtgggggggaggggggatcACACAGTCAGAGTTAGCTCAGGCAGCAGTTCCAGTCGACGGGGAAATAAAGTGATTATGCCACAGTCCCGCagggtctgtctgtctggctcgGGGGGTGGCAGCAGTGCAAATAGAAGAGGGGGGGTTGAGGTAGGGTTAGGGGAGGGATGTTGACAAAGGGGCAAGGGTTGGAGAAGCGGGGGTGGGGAGCAGCGTTGGCGTTTCACAGCTGAGTAAGgtggtgcaggtgtgtgtgacagcccCTGCAGCCCTAAAACCACATCTCTCTCAGCGTCCACCTGCCCCTCGCTTTCCCGGCTCTCCCTTTCAGGTTCTCTTCTTACTGCCCTTTTCTCCGCCGACCATATCCTTCTCCTCACCGTGCTCCCTTTAGTATCTTCCGCTCTCTCAGCCCTCTTGTCTATCTCGTTCCTTTCTTCCCAGAGAGcgctctgtttttctctcacaggCAAGGATTTACAGCagcatttcttattttcagccGCCCGCACTCCAGCcttcccctctccctttcccttTCCGAGTCAAACACATTATGATTTATTACGAGTGAGATATTACGCTGCAAAAGCAGATTACATATAAATTGAAATGGTAATGTTTGTGGTATGAAAGGGCAGTGGTTATAATAACATTATTTAAGAAATTTAAGGCATCCAAGCTACGACTAAGAATCCAATACTTTTACTTCCTGAATGGGGACAGATGACAGGCATT
Coding sequences within:
- the cdh19 gene encoding cadherin-7, which encodes MGGAEEIHGWTVKMSMPSVLAMVTVFSMIPGGVLSDMSGTQGLEAQQLAQGSTHLHRRLKRGWIWKQLFVPEEDPTPRVIGQLKSDSDRGEFSIKYILSGEGAGDVFEIDEYSGEIRTLKKLDREEKAFYVLQAQAINRWSNEPEEPQSEFIITVQDINDNAPQFQNEPYVSSIPEMCPTGTTVAQVTATDADDPMFGNNAKLIYSILQGEPYFSVEPKTGIIVTSWPNMDREAREQYLVVVQVKDMLGLSGGYSSSTTVTVSLTDVNDNGPTFQHHLYAFAVPENAAVGTTVGRIMAEDGDIGINARMTYSLEDDLEESSTFIIKTDPVTQEGVIMLAKPLDFETKRRFVMAAEAVNDHVDTRFLTSEEFRDRTTLKIVVEDVDEPPVFLSPVYDWKVPENVAVGTVVGSVSARDTDTVNKPIRYSIDKRSDATKAFKIDPNNGTISVAKALDRETSNWHNLTVEAKETTQNHLSSSVVVFIKVLDINDNVPRLARDYQPYICEGTQAGELIQLLSAADPDEPVEGHHFYFSMVPGKHINPNFTIRDNQDNTAGIVARRSTFTRKDQTQYLLPVVVTDSGSPALSSTSTLTISVCSCQPAGHCPTGGVKALALSMGVSLQALLGFLVCLVSLTVLSILMLMVRRHRRKQQEGLGVEAKELELPETVSQKVLYYGEPGGLGADLDFCQPVVPLRPHPRRRERRLRREDVRASIRMSLRESHIIGPEDEVFRQFILDRLAEADQDPYAPPFDCLRTYAYEGSGSPTGSLSSLESSVLELGPEQPVCNPRPYLVRLTPWHGVRDEDTIF